One Micropterus dolomieu isolate WLL.071019.BEF.003 ecotype Adirondacks linkage group LG23, ASM2129224v1, whole genome shotgun sequence DNA window includes the following coding sequences:
- the vps26c gene encoding vacuolar protein sorting-associated protein 26C, translating into MSVTLDIRLKRANKVYHEGEAVAGVILLVCKEALQHHGISLNMEGLVNLQLSSKSVGVFEAFYNSVKPIQLISSNIEVAKAGKVPAGKTEIPFEFPLNTKGNKVLYETYHGVFVNIQYTLRCDMKRSLLAKDLSRSCEFIVHCQPQKAKVVPTPVNFTITPDTLQNTRERSSLPKFLIRGHLDATNCVISQPLTGEVVVENSDVPIKSIELQLVRVETCGCAEGYARDATEIQNIQIAEGDVCHSFPIPIYMVFPRLFTCPTLETTNFKVEFEVNIVIVLHDDHLITENFPLKLCRV; encoded by the exons ATGAGCGTCACTTTGGATATAAGACTGAAAAGAGCAAACAAAGTTTACCATGAAGGG GAAGCGGTGGCTGGTGTCATCTTGCTGGTGTGTAAGGAGGCGCTGCAGCACCACGGCATCTCTCTGAACATGGAGGGATTGGTGAACCTGCAGCTGAGCTCCAAGAGCGTCGGCGTCTTCGAGGCTTTCTACAACTCTGTCAAG CCCATCCAGCTGATCAGCAGTAACATCGAGGTGGCCAAGGCAGGAAAAGTCCCGGCAGGCAAGACCGAGATCCCCTTTGAGTTCCCGCTGAACACAAAAGGCAACAAAGTGTTGTACGAGACCTACCACGGTGTCTTCGTCAACATTCAG TACACCCTCCGCTGTGACATGAAGCGCTCCCTGCTGGCCAAAGACCTGAGCAGGAGCTGTGAGTTCATTGTGCACTGTCAG CCGCAGAAAGCTAAAGTTGTCCCAACTCCAGTCAACTTCACCATCACTCCAGACACCCTGCAGAATACCCGCGAG AGGAGTTCACTGCCAAAGTTCCTCATCAGAGGCCACTTAGATGCCACCAACTGTGTAATCAGCCAGCCGTTGACAGGAGAGGTGGTGGTGGAAAACTCGGATGTTCCCATCAAGAGTATTGAACTGCAGCTGGTGCGAGTAGAGACCTGTG GTTGTGCTGAAGGTTACGCTAGAGATGCCACGGAGATCCAGAATATCCAGATAGCTGAAGGTGATGTCTGCCACAGCTTCCCTATTCCCATCTACATGGTGTTCCCCAGACTGTTCACCTGCCCCACACTGGAGACCACCAACTTCAAAGTCG AGTTTGAAGTGAACATCGTCATCGTGCTTCATGATGACCACCTGATCACGGAGAACTTCCCTCTGAAGCTGTGCAGAGTCTGA